Below is a window of Syngnathus typhle isolate RoL2023-S1 ecotype Sweden linkage group LG12, RoL_Styp_1.0, whole genome shotgun sequence DNA.
AGTTATCAAGGTATTATAAACAgctattaaaaaatattattacctTGGAAAATTCCTTTAACTTCAATGTGGTCTTCATGCTCTGCACGGGCTGCAGAACAATACCATTAAATGGAATTGTGGTTGTTTTTTATTAAGTTGCACGTCTACTACGGTTCAATATTTTTATGGAAAAAATAAGCATCCAAAGTTACAGTTACTTTAAAACTTCAGAATTAAAAAATCCATCATCCTGGAATTTCGGCACTCAAGTGTTACAATGTGTGAGTTGTCATTTCaagtaaaagaaaagaaagtgcAATTGTTATTGACAATTATGAATGCTAAGATGCATGCGCCTGTATCATGACTCACTttgacatcatactttcatCATTAAAGTAacatgtcattttattttgttaacatAAGACTTGTATTTGTATATGACTATTAGGAATGGTACAAAATCCATTTTTCCTAGCAGATTTACAAAAGATTTATACATAATGGCATCTAAAAAGTCAACAAATATGTTTAAACATCCACAACCTCACcatgttgatttaaaaaaaaaaaaactttgacagAAGGGTTTTCCTCTTGTGTGGTTTCATGATTCCAAAATCATCGAAAGGTCAAAAGGTCTCGTCTGATCCTTTCATTCAAAGGATGCCGCCCCGACTTTGGAAGAGTTCTAAAGGCACGCGTCCCAGAGGCAGACGGAGGGCAACAGGCCTGTTGTAGCCATTGTGCCTGAAAGAGCCAATCAGACAGCAAGCGTGTGCCGGGACTATAGTATAAAAAGTGGCAGGGTCTTTGAATACAGCACAAACAGCTCACCATCAACTGAATTGTAAGATACCCTACAACTCACCATGCAGTCTGCTGGAAAATCTCTGAAGGAAGCTCTGCTCTGCGCTCAGGGCGAAGATCGACTCACCGTTGGGGTCTATGAGAGTGCAAAAATAATGACCGAGTAAGTTGGAATACATTTCTCTAgaacatttcacattttgtttgctTGGATTCCCTATCATCACCAAGATAATCAAATCAGTTGCAGCAGCTAACCATGTGCTTTTTCTTTCTATGCTTCAACAGTGATCCAGACAGTGTGTCCTTCTGCGTGCTTGCCGTGGATGAGGATTTTGAGTGTGACATTGCGCTGCAGATCCACTTCACCCTCATCCAGTCTTTCTGCTTCGACAACGACATCAGCATCGTCAGAGTGAGCGACAAGCAACGTCTGTCTGAGATTGTTGCTGGCAAGTCGGAGCAGCTCGAAGATGCTCACTGTGTCCTCATCACGGTACGTAGAGCTCCTCACACCGATGCAAAGGTTTTTATTATGTGTGAAATGAGGACACCGTCTAAATTCCTTCTCCTCTTTCTGTTCTAACAGAATCCATCTGAAGGGGCTTGGGAGGACCCCTCTCTGGAGAAGCTGCACCTGTTCTGCGAGGAGAGCCGGCGTCTGAATGACTGGGTTCCCGAAATCAGCCTCCCCGGACGCTGATGCGGGATTGGGCTCCCCTATGTGAAGCTTCCCATGTGGCAAAGACTCATCCTGATTGACAGGATGAGGCTGTCTCTGCTCGTCTCCTGAGGAGGATTCCCAATCCAGGCAGCACGGCGCCGGCCCGAGCGGCCCCCGTGAACCGTCGCCTCTTGTCCCGTCCATGCCAAGATGACTCTCATTCTTTGTGTGAATGAAGTCAGGTATGCCTCAAGAGCGACGCATCGACCCTCATTCTTTGTGCGGATGAGGTTTGGAGAGGAAGGAGAAGCGGCGTGTGCGTGCGGTGATATCTTGTTCATGCACGCAGCACACGTCGCTCGTTGAAGCACGCGCAGCAGGAGAAGAAGCGGTGCTGAGGAAGAGGACTTGTTAAAAAGAGACTTTTTAACCATGGCCTCTTGCAAGACTGAGCAACATGGCAACAGTTGAAGTCAGCGAAAATGTTTCCCACTTTCCAG
It encodes the following:
- the LOC133163575 gene encoding growth arrest and DNA damage-inducible protein GADD45 gamma-like, with amino-acid sequence MQSAGKSLKEALLCAQGEDRLTVGVYESAKIMTDDPDSVSFCVLAVDEDFECDIALQIHFTLIQSFCFDNDISIVRVSDKQRLSEIVAGKSEQLEDAHCVLITNPSEGAWEDPSLEKLHLFCEESRRLNDWVPEISLPGR